AAACACATTTAACTACAATGTCTACTTTATCAGGATCGATTTGTAACTCAGTTTTTAAACATCTCCACTTGGCTACTAGTATACCGAAGGCACATTCTACGCATCGCCTAGCTCTCGATAacctataattgaaaatacgtTCTTCAATAGTGAGTCTTTTTCTTGAATATGGTTTcaacaaatttgattttaaaggaTAGGCATCATCACCCAACAAAACAAAAGGTGCTGAAATGTCAGTTAATGGAATATTTTCATTCTCTGGTATGTTTAAAGTGTTTGCTTCAAGCCGttgataaacatttgaatCTGAAAATGTTCCCGCATTACTCTGTTTACCGTAAGCCCCGAATTCAATAgcaatgaatt
This genomic stretch from Rhopalosiphum maidis isolate BTI-1 chromosome 3, ASM367621v3, whole genome shotgun sequence harbors:
- the LOC113557979 gene encoding protein ALP1-like — encoded protein: MASDFYKKWNFPNCIGCIDGKHIRVKCPKQTGSMYYSYKGYYSVVLQGISDANYKFIAIEFGAYGKQSNAGTFSDSNVYQRLEANTLNIPENENIPLTDISAPFVLLGDDAYPLKSNLLKPYSRKRLTIEERIFNYRLSRARRCVECAFGILVAKWRCLKTELQIDPDKVDIVVKCVCLLHNIIIDKEGLTSFDFPEVRFEPQHNVPISRRYNHYGRIANETRETLKNYSISPAGEIPFQYNLLL